In Brassica rapa cultivar Chiifu-401-42 chromosome A06, CAAS_Brap_v3.01, whole genome shotgun sequence, a single window of DNA contains:
- the LOC103848076 gene encoding nicalin-1, giving the protein MAEEKNSKQRHHRSMLLDSMYPVVALMLVLVACVELCDAATVVDVYRLIQYDISGVPFGSRFSSLNHHAASLSFQHGADLSRSVLILPLRELDIAFVQDYISQKQSLGGLLILLPQTFRPGYIGGGETQDGLRVLLAQLEKLLLHSNIPFPVYFAFENEETDAMLADVKKNDALGQQATATTGGYKLVISVSEPRKIASPTITNIQGWLPGSRADGDSNQLPTIAVVASYDTFGAAPALSVGSDSNGSGVVALLEVARLFSTLYSNPKTRGRYNLLFALTSGGPYNYEGTQKWLKSLDQRMRESIDYAICLNSVGSWDNELLVHVSKPPENAYIKQIFEGFSNVAEDLGFQVSLKHKKINISNSRVAWEHEQFSRLRVTAATVSELLTPPELLESAGSLSDTRQHVNEDSIIKGVKLVAESLARHIYGHQGKDIQIFADNSSLAVNRFYVKSWLDSLSQTPRVAPFLSKNEPLIMALKKELEDYTAEVSIQQESLDGIFTFYDSTKASLNIYQVASVTFDLLLLLVLGSYLIMLFSFLVITTRGLDDLISIFRRPPSRKIKIA; this is encoded by the exons ATGGCGGAGGAGAAGAATTCAAAGCAGAGACATCATCGCTCCATGCTCTTGGACTCCATGTATCCCGTCGTTGCGCTAATGCTCGTACTCGTCGCCTGCGTCGAGCTTTGCGACGCCGCCACCGTAGTAGATGTGTACCGTCTCATCCAATACGACATCTCCGGCGTTCCTTTCGGATCTCGTTTCTCCTCTCTCAACCACCACGCCGCTTCCCTCAGCTTCCAACACGGCGCCGATCTATCCCGCTCTGTACTTATCCTCCCACTCCGGGAGCTCGATATCGCATTCGTCCAAG ATTACATCTCACAGAAGCAGTCTCTTGGAGGATTGTTGATTTTGCTTCCGCAGACGTTTAGGCCTGGTTACATTGGCGGTGGAGAAACCCAAGATGGCCTCAGGGTATTATTAGCACAACTTGAGAAGTTGCTTCTCCACAGCAACATCCCT TTTCCTGTCTACTTCGCCTTTGAGAATGAAGAGACTGATGCTATGTTGGCTGATGTCAAGAAAAATGATGCACTTGGTCAGCAAGCTACTGCAACCACAGGCGG ataTAAACTAGTTATCTCCGTATCAGAGCCTAGGAAAATTGCATCTCCCACCATCACAAACATTCAG GGATGGCTTCCAGGATCAAGAGCAGATGGAGATTCCAACCAGCTTCCAACAATTGCTGTTGTAGCATCCTATGATACCTTCGGAGCAGCTCCT GCACTATCAGTTGGAAGTGATAGCAATGGGAGTGGGGTAGTGGCGCTTCTTGAAGTAGCTAGACTGTTTTCCACTCTTTACTCAAATCCCAAGACAAGAGGAAGATACAATTTACTTTTTGCGCTGACATCTGGTGGACCCTACAACTACGAAGGAACTCAGAAG TGGCTGAAAAGCCTTGATCAGAGGATGCGTGAGAGCATTGATTATGCCATTTGCTTGAACAGTGTTGGCTCTTGGGACAATGAATTACTGGTTCACGTGTCAAAGCCTCCGGAGAACGCCTATATAAAACAAATCTTTGAG GGCTTCTCAAATGTGGCAGAAGACTTGGGTTTTCAAGTATCCCTGAAGCACAAGAAGATTAATATCTCTAATTCACGA GTTGCTTGGGAGCATGAACAATTTTCAAGACTACGAGTAACAGCAGCCACTGTATCCGAACTTCTGACTCCACCCGAGTTACTGGAAAGTGCTGGAAGTTTGTCTGATACGAG GCAACATGTGAATGAGGATTCGATCATTAAGGGTGTCAAGTTGGTGGCTGAAAGCCTTGCG AGGCATATCTATGGCCACCAAGGAAAAGACATACAGATTTTTGCTGATAATAGTAGTTTGGCTGTAAATCGCTTTTATGTGAAATCGTGGTTGGACAGTTTGTCACAAACTCCTCGGGTGGCACCATTTCTTTCAAAGAATGAACCACTAATCATGGCTCTGAAGAAG GAACTAGAGGATTATACTGCCGAAGTGAGTATCCAACAAGAATCTTTAGATGGAATTTTCACATTTTACGACTCAACAAAGGCTAGCCTTAACATATACCAG GTGGCGAGTGTAACGTTCGACTTGCTCTTGCTTCTGGTGTTAGGATCATACTTGATAATGCTTTTCAGTTTCCTCGTCATCACAACTCGG GGACTGGATGACTTGATAAGCATATTCCGCCGGCCTCCTTCCCGGAAAATAAAAATCGCCTGA